A single Elephas maximus indicus isolate mEleMax1 chromosome 2, mEleMax1 primary haplotype, whole genome shotgun sequence DNA region contains:
- the LOC126067293 gene encoding protein FAM90A27P-like: MPVDMMTEKWVVVASVEVLLRFPLMPGEDPRARCDSKKKRQPSVNQPHAASHGYGDQEGRKPNNRCLKKTEQRPEDLRKMTDHYKQQQSHGPPTVRNLKKRKRGAVEPSASPSEKVHTRVMCKNCGAFGHTEKSKRCPMKHWDGALALQPLGSNKKKENLEPRKPQEPHTRGSFNQTDRQKEQSQWQEEEQKKMLMQNIPRRLQEKQQTNDKELTDYLTNPTRPMPVQTAKKRPILIPVFTRGQHIKSSDMRSFCPTQSLIKRPELSSFLTPHVPGKGREVTFAESLHPSLKNPTLIAKTTRNRPDACSHDIPQSFAKTHTLGNNFHSQAQAKCPNVNPKPSSQPTTQKLGQNYKLSLQASGNLLSQVPTQTCKNLPKKPRLRPFHNPQMSTQNPSQKVIKTVQLPPSTNRLTFKEVPQEITMTAALAPHNTPHQNPVQACAVRPPPQSSHVPNKPLGTVFTGLDSGQKNSQFNMAPTFVLPKKPTPPDQSLHVLQDSERHCSHTPRSILYEDLLVSSSEESDRE; the protein is encoded by the exons aTGCCG GTTGATATGATGACAGAGAAATGGGTTGTTGTTGCCTCTGTGGAGGTCCTGCTACGATTTCCTCTGATGCCAGGAGAGGACCCCAGAGCTCGTTGTGACTCTAAGAAAAAACGCCAGCCTTCAGTGAACCAGCCTCACGCAGCTTCACATGGATATGGAGACCAAGAGGGCAG GAAACCTAACAATCGATGCCTGAAGAAGACCGAACAGAGGCCTGAGGACTTGAGGAAGATGACAGATCATTACAAACAGCAGCAATCCCATGGACCACCTACAGTCCGGAAcctgaagaagagaaagagaggagcagTGGAGCCGAGTGCTTCCCCATCAGAGAAGGTACATACCAGG GTGATGTGCAAGAACTGTGGAGCCTTCGGGCACacggaaaaaagcaagaggtgtCCCATGAAGCACTGGGATGGAGCCCTCGCCCTCCAGCCCTTGGGCTCAAATAAGAAAAAGGAGAACCTAGAACCAAGGAAGCCCCAGGAGCCACACACCCGAGGGTCTTTTAACCAGACTGACAGACAGAAGGAACAAAGTCAATG GCAAGAAGAAGAGCAGAAGAAAATGCTAATGCAAAACATTCCCCGGAGACTCCAAGAGAAGCAGCAGACTAACGATAAGGAATTGACAGACTATCTGACG AATCCTACCAGGCCAATGCCTGTCCAGACAGCGAAGAAAAGACCTATCCTGATCCCCGTTTTCACAAGGGGGCAACATATCAAGTCATCTGACATGAGATCCTTTTGCCCTACACAGTCCCTCATCAAAAGACCTGAGTTGAGTTCCTTCCTCACACCTCATGTTCCAGGCAAAGGACGAGAGGTGACTTTTGCTGAATCCCTCCATCCTTCTCTCAAGAACCCTACCCTCATTGCCAAGACAACCAGAAACAGGCCTGATGCTTGTTCCCATGACATTCCCCAGTCTTTCGCCAAGACACACACTCTGGGTAACAACTTCCATTCCCAGGCACAAGCCAAGTGTCCTAATGTGAACCCAAAACCCAGCTCACAACCCACCACACAAAAATTGGGTCAGAACTACAAACTCAGCCTCCAGGCATCAGGCAATCTGTTGTCCCAGGTTCCCACCCAGACTTGCAAGAATCTCCCAAAAAAACCGAGACTCAGGCCCTTCCATAACCCCCAGATGAGCACTCAGAATCCTTCTCAGAAGGTTATCAAGACTGTCCAGCTTCCCCCCAGTACTAATAGACTTACATTTAAAGAGGTGCCCCAAGAGATCACAATGACAGCTGCTCTGGCTCCACACAATACACCTCACCAGAATCCCGTCCAGGCTTGTGCAGTCCGTCCGCCTCCACAGTCCAGCCATGTTCCGAACAAGCCCCTCGGAACTGTCTTCACTGGATTGGACAGTGGACAGAAGAATTCCCAGTTCAATATGGCTCCCACCTTTGTCTTACCTAAGAAGCCTACACCTCCTGATCAGAGCCTTCATGTCCTCCAGGATTCTGAGCGACACTGTTCCCATACCCCAAGGAGCATCCTCTATGAGGATCTTCTGGTCTCCTCCTCTGAGGAGAGTGACAGGGAGTGA